CGGCCGCCTTTGAGGCGGGGGCGGACGAAGTGCTCCGCGACGATGTGCCGGCCGAGGAAGCGGCCACCCGCGTGCGGGTCATGCTGCGCCGGAGCGACCGTGACGTGGATGTGCACCCGTCTACGCGTCTACCGGGCGCCCGCGAGATTGCTGCGGAGTTGGCCAGACGCGTTGCCAGTGGCGAGAAGTTCGCGGCCTGTTATGCCGATCTCGATCACTTCAAGGAATTCAACGATCGCTACGGCTACCACCAGGGTGACAAGGTCATCCAACTGGTGGCCCGCATTCTCCACGACGTGGTGAAGGGCTGGTGCGGGGCCGAGGGCTTTGTGGGGCACATCGGCGGTGATGACTTCTTGTTCACCATCCCACTCGCGGCCGTCTCGCGCGTGTGCGATGATATCGTGCAGGTCTTCGACGAATTGGTGACCTGGCAGTATTCCGAGCAGGACCGCCGCGTGGGATATTTCTTTGGCAAGGATCGCCGAGGACAGTTGCACCGCGTGCCCCTGATGACGTTGTCGGTGGGCGTGGTCA
The Gemmatimonas sp. UBA7669 genome window above contains:
- a CDS encoding GGDEF domain-containing protein, translating into MTATPDDQSAMILTRRVVDPLWLTEFLTDATRGCLRTDRADLIVAGSLKSRPRVIVLDASTMAGAGDAGADATTDAAWLDEALAACRRLKRDAFTGIIPVLMLVPEAGLAAAFEAGADEVLRDDVPAEEAATRVRVMLRRSDRDVDVHPSTRLPGAREIAAELARRVASGEKFAACYADLDHFKEFNDRYGYHQGDKVIQLVARILHDVVKGWCGAEGFVGHIGGDDFLFTIPLAAVSRVCDDIVQVFDELVTWQYSEQDRRVGYFFGKDRRGQLHRVPLMTLSVGVVTNQRRHFTRAIEVSELATEMKSYAKTLPGSVWAVDRRRDEQTPAFTPAIPDSRVRGDTRSAGGAA